The Hordeum vulgare subsp. vulgare chromosome 7H, MorexV3_pseudomolecules_assembly, whole genome shotgun sequence DNA window GTTCCTTGTTGTGTTTGCGTCTGGCCATAGAAAAACTTCTCTAGAACACTCCTCTGCTTTTTATACATTATATCCATTCACAATTTCAAGTAGACTGATAGACATACACATAAAAAAATCAATTCATTAAAATCTTGACAATGGAAATTTTGAATCTACACAATAGATTTTTCACAGTTGTTCTTTGATTAATTCCATGTGGTACCATAGTACTGTAGGATACTTAAGTCAATTCGTCATGTATCACTAGAAGTCTATCAGCTTTTATAGAATACTGCTCGGTGCCGAGGGTTTGCTTTGGCCTAGGACGGCTAAGCCTATAGCATGCTCTCGACATCACATGGTAATGGTATGCTGATGCCTGTGATTCTCCTTTTTTTTGCAGGTGGATAAATGGACAAGGCGAACCGGCGTTCCGCGCAGATACTTGCCCAGGTTGGGTTCTCCCTACGCCATCACATTCCTTCACTTGCTTAGCTTACATACATAGTGGCCGCTCATTGTTTTTGTTCCCTTTGTTTTCTTTGTGAAGTATGGGACGACGAGATTGAAGGTGGACCCTGTGGATTGCTGGATATCAAACCCAGAACCTGTGCCTGATGGTACAGGTACACCCCATTCCTTCACTTGCTTAGCTTACATACATAGTGGCCGCTCATTGTTTTTGTTCCCTTTGTTTTCTTTGTGAAGTATGGGACGACGAGATTGAAGGTGGACCCTGTTGATTGCTGGATATCAAACCCAGAACCTGTGCCTGATGGTACAGGTACACCCCATTTGATGGTTTCTGCTGCCTATATGTGTCTATGAGTAGCCATGAGCATCAGTGTCTATGTGCTAATTTCGCTTCATAGTTttgttctttcatagttgtgcttGTTTTCCATGTTGGCCAATGTTCATCGAAAGTTTTTGCAGCATTTTTTTGACTAGTCATATTTAGATGTGTTATAGTGTTATTAAACCACTGTTTTGGATTCAGTTGTTGGAAGCTCGAGTGTGAAGCCTCTATCCTGCAAAGAGGAGCAAGTGATGCGGATATTTTACGAGCAAAAGATTCAGGAAGTGTGCAGAGCATTCAAATTCCCCCACAAAATTCAGGTAAAGCATTCCTCTTCCAAGATACCGTGCCTTTGCTAGCTTGACGGTCACGTGCTAAAAGTCAGTGGTTGCTTTTCAGGCTACAACTATAATATATTTCAAGAGATTCTATCTACCGTGGTCTGTAATGGAGCACCACCCAAAGAATATTATGTAAGCAGCATTAGACAACCTGCAGTTGCTTGTTCACAGTTGCCCCTTGTGTGAAAATCATGCGCAGGACGTTTCCATGTATGTACAATTCTTTCTCTGTTTGAATGTGCATGCAAAGGTTGCTAATTATAACCTTGCAGGATTCATTTAGGCAGGCTGTTCGGCTTAACTTTCCTCTTAAGTATTATGATCTGTGCCATTACATGTTCATACTTTATTCACCAAAAGTCTCAACAACTGCCTAGCCATTTCATCTGTTGAAGCTGATTTTGCTTTCCGCTGATGTCCATGTCAAGTGCATTTGCTTACATGTATGTCTATCTCCTTGTTGTATCTCATATTATTGACTTGCATATATTTCATTGGCCTCTCTTTGTAGGTTTGGCCATGCTATCTGAGTTTTTAAGCTGATATTCTGTGTTTTTGTTGTCCAGGAATCTCTCCCTGCCCGCGCCATCCTTTGACCTACCAGACATTGCAGATCTTTTTGATCCCCCCTCTCTCCCAACACAGGTTCTGCTGGTATCATGGGAAGTTCATCAAGGAAAAGAGAATCAAATGGATCATCCATTCAAGATCAGTTTAAACCTTTTCTGGACACCTATTTTACTGGAGtgaactccattgttagcagatgtgccaatgttctattgtacaattttgtccgttcttgctatattcctgtgtaaggaaattTATTCATAAGATGAGTTATTATGTTATGTAAACctgagagatgtattatgtgatgttatatgatggatgattttaatttgacttggagttttcttgatttgaatatgaaatagtgttggatttaatattgaacaaataattgggttgaaaaggctcaacaaatagaaatgaaactggaacaaaaagttgctgaattcaaaaattaaaaaaggccaaaactgaaactggatcaaatgtatttgggcattaaaaggccaggccccaaattataatgatacaaaaaaatttaaaaaaatactggaagtggatgtaaataggctaagtctcaaaaagaagcccaataagaaaaaacccaaaaaataaaactagcccatatgatcaattgaaatgggttgggctgatttcaaccatgacgttttgatttcgtcgtaattttgccacgtaggattgggttagattgccaacgatgatttaggatcgtcgtaaaggttgcgACGATCcggtaatcgtcgtaaaagttacgacgatttcgatcaaaacatCGTTGCTGTCAGTGTTTGATGCTtcattttcgacgcttggtttttcgtcgtaagATCGTCGTTAATTAAAAattgtgacgatgtagcgacgaaaatatagcgttgtgtattagcatatttcttgtagtgcccgtgagcatcgtgactcaggggcctaactgcgcctgtagccccttccctcttgggccgtcctggaATCCGGTCGGTTCAAGGCGGTGGAGCTACGCGTGGGGCGGTCCCTGCCGATGTAAAGCCTTGTGCGCTCAACAAGATACTTAAAATCTATTGgggagaacgctggagtcactcgtatgTTATGTCAAGGGGACTCCCGAgcctcgcgactcaggagcctgaactccgcctatagccccttccctcttgggccgcccaGGCGGTCAACGGCGACGGAGCTACGCGCTAGGAGGGCCCTGtcgacgcagagtgctgaaggagtttgGGAGCCTTAAAGTCTCCATTTCTTAGGAGGGACACTCgagtcgctcgtacgtcaagggggactcctgagcatcgcgactcaggggcctaactgtgcttgTAGCCCCTTCCCGCTTTGGGCCGTCCTGGTATCCGGTCGGTCCAATCGAGGCAAACTTACGCGCGAGGTGGgtcctgccgacgcagagtgctgaaggtgttctaaagtttcaaaatcctcgtcGCGTTCCTCTCAAGAGGGCTGCTCGCATGTCAAGAGGGACtcgtgagcatcgcgactcaggagcctaactggacccgtagcccctcacctcttgggtcgtcctggaatccggtcggttcaatggcGGTCGAGGTATGCGTGGGCCGGGCCCTGCCAACGCAGAGTATCATAGCAAACATGAATGAAACGAGGCGAAGAGAACATTCAAGCAGTCAGctagttattacaagccttaacaagttcttgaaaacgCAAATGAGCTTGATGCCTCCATGAGGCACGATGTGCGTTGGAGGGAAAAACAGGAGGGAGAAATCaggaggaatcgccaccgccgATCGCTCCATCTTCAGGGGGCTTGTCGTCAGCGTCGATGGCGTCGTCTTTACCACCGTGAGCTTCAGCGGCATCCGGAGATGAGGGAACtgcgacgcgggcgaacctcttcaccaacgcctccatggGGCCCTTCACTGCCTCCACAACGCCGTCACGGGCCTCAGCATGGACCGGGAGGATCATGGAGCCGAAGTCAAATCCCGgctcacgaagatgaaggtgactgaagacgcgtGTCGCAACCTCAGAAAAGAGGTCGCGACACTCACTGTCCAggatcttgtccacctggatgacACCGTCCTCCAACACCACGGTGAGCTCCACCGCGAGCACGGTGAACCGCCCTCtagggtggccagaggctcatcGAACCCTTCTCGGCAGAGGGCATGGAGCGTCGTGCGAAGCTTGAGCTCAACGTGAGGGAAACCTACTAGCTCCACGGCCTTCTCCTTATCAGCCGCCGTGAGGGCTTTCCCCTTGGCATCGAGAATGGTCTTCTTCGAGgcgatctccttctcctgctcgtccaaGCGCGCCTGCTTCACGCCCATGCGAGTTTCCTCCTCGGACAACTCTTCTTCCTGGGCGGCGAGCTTGGTCGTGCGGGcctcgagttcttcctcccggaggtgaagctgctcggctagcttggcTTGCTCTTCTTGGAAGACCTTTAGGCGAGCTTCCGCCTCTTCGCAGCGTTTGGCCGCCGCTGCGACTTCCTTCATCGCCTCCTCATGCGCGGCTCGAGCGGATTTGGATTCCTCCAACGCCTCCTCACGCACAGCGCGAGCGGCCTTGGCCTCCGTCTCACCATCCGCCATCACGACTGCGACCTTGCCTAGAGCAGCGAAGGCCTTGTTTAGGACGCCCTGGACATACACCGAAGTCCTCTGGATCTCCTCATGAGGAGCCTCTAGTGCTGTCACGTGCGGTGTCGTCGGGGAGGCAGTGTCGCGAGGGACAGGGGGCTCCGAAGGCTGCTCAGAGATTGCGAGCATTGTCGCATCAGTGGACCGAGGGCCCTCAAGAGCCTACCCCTCGGGCAACGACGCCGCCACGACCGCCTCAGGACGCTTCAGGGGCTCGGGGGGCTCGGCGACCGAGGCCTCAGAGGCTTGAGAGGCAGAGGATGTGTTGGAGAGGGCCAGCGGTGCgtcaggagtcgccttcggcatggcgcccgccttcttcttcttcgcccccaGCAAGGCAACGCCCGTGTACAtcaggcaaaaagggaatcaTCCATGCGCGGATGATGGACGTGTGGGGCGTGCCAAGACGAGTCACTGACTCTTCGACGTCgacccatctcctcttcctctcaGGGCCCCGGCGACGACAGGGACGACAGGGCCCCTCACGGAGGGGGGCAATCCCGGTGCCTCAGACGTCCCGCACGGCAGAGGCATGATGTGCCACGGGCAACCCGGCCCCATGCCTCAGGGGGGCGAGCACGTTCGCGGACCGCGTGGCGCATGGGGCCGACGCAGGCCCGTGGAGATCCTGGTCAGGCGCGGGGAGATCACCACGGAAACTTCACCGGCAACGTCATCATCTTCAAGCACGCGCAGAAGGACGTCCTGTGACGGGAGAGGCGCGCTCGCCGGGCagtcgtcgacggtcttctccaAGTCCTCCCCACCGGAGGTGTTGTCCGATGAAACCTCTACCGGACTAGAGCCCTCGGCCGGGAGGAGCCCCTGCTTGTCGAAGACAGGCAACGCGGCAATGTGTAGGCCCGATCGTCGAGATGGTACAACGGAACCAGAGCCTCGGGTAGTTCAccagggtcaccgcccagcaGGGTCGCCACGACCCTATTCAGCTCCTTAGTAGGAAGGTCCTGGGACCGGAGCCTGAGCTTGTCGTCATCGATCTGGTAGTCCCACAGCggcctggaatgggcctgaaggggTGCTAGGCACTGCGCCaaaaattccttcactatcattccaccggtcagcctcttggcgctgatgtcgtgGGAGAAGCGATCCAGGATGGGCgcggcccgagggtcggagagcttcactGAGCTCCATGCAGAAGTCTTCTCCGGTAGGCCCTTCGTctcctccagccgagggttggtatccttgaggctcatgagaacccaatGGTGCATGAAGTttcccaccttcttcccggccttcactaCCAAATTGCCGCACTAGGCCGCTACGAAGGAGAAGCACGCCGACAAGTGGGCGCCGTCCTGCATGCGCATGCTGAAGAAATGGCagaagagggctactgaaggcTGCATGCCCACGATGGCTTCGCAGTAAAACCAAAGACGGAcaggagcaagatggagttggactGGAGGTGAAGGTCCTGGATCCCATAGTTGTTCAGGATGGCGATGAAGAACTAGAAGAAAGGCGGCACCAACCCGACAAagatgctatggaggaagaagaggtATACCGC harbors:
- the LOC123410182 gene encoding cyclin-H1-1-like isoform X2 — its product is MDKANRRSAQILAQYGTTRLKVDPVDCWISNPEPVPDGTVVGSSSVKPLSCKEEQVMRIFYEQKIQEVCRAFKFPHKIQATTIIYFKRFYLPWSVMEHHPKNIMNLSLPAPSFDLPDIADLFDPPSLPTQVLLVSWEVHQGKENQMDHPFKISLNLFWTPILLE
- the LOC123410182 gene encoding cyclin-H1-1-like isoform X3, producing the protein MVQYGTTRLKVDPVDCWISNPEPVPDGTVVGSSSVKPLSCKEEQVMRIFYEQKIQEVCRAFKFPHKIQATTIIYFKRFYLPWSVMEHHPKNIMNLSLPAPSFDLPDIADLFDPPSLPTQVLLVSWEVHQGKENQMDHPFKISLNLFWTPILLE